A part of Deinococcus sp. Leaf326 genomic DNA contains:
- the nucS gene encoding endonuclease NucS, with translation MIRQQLLMPSPEDLADFLNRHTRSRDCLVQVAGLAEVTYQGRAASTADVGTYLVVVKQDGSLQIHHPTGIKPMNWQPKTDSITARVDEDVCMLLASRRSPEELVQVVFLEPQMALALELAQAGGFVLRGSEAEMQQTLAEHPELIEPGLRVLNRELMVESGGIDLYARDAQGRYVVVELKRGRATQHAVSQLARYVRSVEGKLPAKAVVRGILAAPSITTPARLELENRGLEFREVSALPQATAAAGGPVAQPSLFD, from the coding sequence ATGATTCGTCAGCAGCTGCTCATGCCGTCCCCGGAAGATCTCGCGGACTTCCTCAACCGACACACGCGCTCGCGGGATTGCCTCGTGCAAGTCGCTGGTCTCGCAGAAGTGACCTACCAGGGGCGGGCCGCTAGTACAGCCGACGTGGGGACCTACCTCGTGGTGGTCAAGCAGGACGGCAGCTTGCAGATCCATCACCCGACGGGCATCAAGCCGATGAACTGGCAACCGAAAACGGACAGCATTACGGCGCGGGTGGACGAGGACGTCTGCATGCTTCTGGCCTCGCGGCGGAGTCCGGAGGAGTTGGTGCAGGTGGTGTTCCTGGAACCGCAGATGGCGCTCGCGTTGGAACTGGCGCAGGCGGGTGGCTTCGTGTTGCGAGGATCGGAAGCCGAGATGCAGCAGACGCTCGCCGAACATCCCGAGTTGATCGAACCGGGGTTGCGCGTCTTGAACCGGGAGCTGATGGTGGAGTCGGGCGGTATTGACCTTTACGCCCGAGATGCGCAGGGGCGGTATGTGGTGGTGGAACTCAAGCGGGGTCGCGCCACGCAGCACGCGGTGTCTCAGTTGGCGCGGTACGTGCGGTCGGTGGAAGGGAAACTCCCAGCGAAGGCAGTGGTGCGGGGCATCCTGGCGGCGCCCTCGATCACGACACCCGCCCGATTGGAATTGGAGAATCGGGGGCTCGAATTTCGGGAGGTGTCCGCGCTGCCCCAGGCGACGGCGGCAGCGGGTGGACCAGTGGCGCAGCCCTCGCTCTTCGACTGA
- a CDS encoding response regulator translates to MRVLLVDDSPTDQFLAQEVFSEQKFEVDLTLCDSGQEALDYMHRHHGHLPDVVLLDINMPGMTGFEVLVKIKESPELTHIPVIMLTTSQAATDIETAYTLQASSYLIKSPDFGLFLAQIEAFIGFWRGNRFRYSREAERAR, encoded by the coding sequence TTGCGCGTTCTCCTCGTCGATGACAGCCCCACAGACCAATTCCTCGCCCAAGAAGTCTTCAGTGAACAGAAGTTCGAGGTCGACTTGACGCTCTGCGATAGTGGCCAAGAAGCCCTGGACTATATGCACCGTCATCACGGTCATCTCCCCGATGTGGTGCTCCTCGACATCAACATGCCAGGCATGACGGGATTCGAGGTCCTCGTCAAGATCAAAGAAAGCCCCGAACTGACCCACATCCCCGTCATCATGCTGACGACCTCTCAGGCAGCCACAGACATTGAGACGGCCTACACGTTGCAGGCCAGTTCATACCTCATCAAGTCTCCAGATTTTGGGTTGTTCCTCGCGCAGATCGAGGCCTTCATCGGCTTCTGGCGGGGCAACCGATTCCGGTATAGCCGGGAAGCTGAACGTGCACGCTGA
- a CDS encoding helix-turn-helix domain-containing protein has product MQLHERFRTLRADTGFRLKDLALHCDLSVPYLSDLERGRTQPSLQTLEALARAYNLTVQQLLSGVDGYGATTTADSLPTGLAALVADPVLGAGLTPDWVQTLSRIELRGKRPRDKEAWYEIWRHLRRVMV; this is encoded by the coding sequence ATGCAGCTGCACGAACGCTTCCGCACCCTCCGCGCCGACACCGGCTTTCGCCTCAAGGACCTCGCCCTCCACTGCGACCTCAGCGTCCCTTACCTGAGTGACCTGGAGCGCGGCCGCACGCAACCCAGCCTCCAGACGCTCGAAGCGCTCGCCCGCGCGTACAACCTCACCGTGCAGCAACTCCTCAGCGGCGTCGACGGCTATGGCGCCACCACCACAGCTGACAGCCTCCCCACCGGTCTCGCCGCTCTCGTTGCCGATCCAGTCCTGGGTGCTGGGCTGACCCCTGACTGGGTCCAGACCCTCTCGCGCATCGAACTCCGCGGCAAGCGTCCGAGAGATAAGGAGGCGTGGTACGAGATCTGGCGCCACCTCCGCCGGGTCATGGTCTGA
- a CDS encoding IS66 family transposase, with protein MERQQRKYAAPHSRGSRKAHPKTAGRRAGEGVFTYKRPPAPEQEDRVIEVPTPNTCTACGYTGELIFTRHDRAWISDLPAQIVQITAYHVPVMACPHCGQAVRGAHPDLQPDQRGATAHRCGPRLAATIQALHHEVGLPQRRIPRVLSLTTGIRVSQGAITQAAQRLARDGSPLATHVEHLEQELRAAPDVHHDDTGWRMNATQAWVSTFRSAEIVLFRANLQHTNIELRAVLGNDFGGVLVCDRFKVYDSHTLAGVGQQKCLAHVLRNAQTASEQAQGKRGRGREYGQRLAEVCRALMALHAHHRRGGCDRDEYRQQGEALTLRLDLLLNRRPLKTPGNERLRLGLLGQHRQGRLLRFLVDPDIPPTNNAAERSLRSVVIARKVSQCSKNALGAQTYMRIKSTVETARLRGQDPVDVLISLRR; from the coding sequence TTGGAGCGTCAGCAACGCAAATACGCCGCCCCTCACAGCCGGGGAAGTCGGAAAGCCCACCCGAAGACTGCAGGTCGCCGTGCGGGTGAGGGGGTCTTCACGTACAAGCGTCCTCCTGCTCCCGAGCAGGAGGACCGTGTGATCGAGGTTCCGACGCCCAACACCTGCACCGCCTGCGGCTATACGGGCGAGTTGATCTTCACGCGCCACGACCGCGCCTGGATCAGCGATCTGCCCGCTCAGATCGTGCAGATCACGGCGTACCACGTGCCGGTGATGGCCTGCCCGCACTGCGGGCAGGCCGTGCGTGGCGCGCATCCCGACCTCCAGCCGGATCAACGCGGGGCCACCGCGCATCGTTGCGGCCCCCGACTGGCCGCCACCATCCAGGCGCTGCATCACGAGGTCGGTCTCCCACAGCGCCGCATTCCACGGGTGCTGAGCTTGACCACCGGTATTCGGGTGTCCCAGGGGGCCATCACCCAGGCCGCTCAGCGCCTGGCGCGTGACGGAAGCCCACTGGCGACGCATGTCGAGCATCTGGAACAGGAGCTGCGGGCAGCTCCTGACGTGCACCATGACGACACGGGGTGGCGAATGAACGCGACTCAGGCCTGGGTCAGCACCTTCCGCTCGGCCGAGATCGTGCTGTTCCGGGCGAATCTCCAGCACACCAACATCGAGCTGCGCGCGGTGCTCGGCAATGACTTCGGTGGCGTGCTGGTGTGCGACCGCTTCAAGGTGTACGACAGTCACACGCTGGCAGGGGTCGGGCAGCAAAAATGTCTGGCCCACGTCCTGCGCAACGCCCAGACGGCGAGTGAGCAGGCCCAGGGGAAGCGGGGACGGGGCCGGGAATATGGGCAGCGCCTGGCCGAGGTGTGCCGGGCGTTGATGGCGCTGCATGCCCACCACCGTCGTGGGGGATGCGACCGGGACGAATATCGACAGCAGGGTGAGGCACTCACCCTGCGCCTGGACCTGCTGCTCAACCGGCGGCCACTGAAGACCCCAGGGAACGAACGTCTACGACTGGGGTTGCTGGGGCAGCACCGGCAGGGCCGGTTGCTGCGGTTCCTGGTGGACCCGGATATCCCGCCGACGAACAACGCGGCGGAACGGAGCCTGCGGTCGGTCGTCATTGCGCGCAAGGTCTCACAGTGCAGCAAGAACGCCCTGGGAGCGCAGACGTACATGCGCATCAAGTCGACGGTGGAGACCGCGCGGTTACGCGGTCAGGACCCCGTTGATGTCCTGATCAGCCTGCGTCGCTAA
- a CDS encoding response regulator: protein MDDSVADLLLITAAFEDYPNVRLTTHAQATGALAWLETRAATGSAPDLVVLDLHMPGVDGLAWLQLLHQRPTLRDIPVLLYSLTPVDRQLGQITSPQVCGCWQKPVTFTGMQQHAQHLYDIWEREQVFTPSTLEASPQ, encoded by the coding sequence GTGGACGACAGTGTTGCCGACCTTCTGCTCATCACAGCTGCCTTTGAGGACTACCCGAACGTGAGGTTGACGACGCACGCCCAGGCCACAGGTGCGTTGGCTTGGCTGGAGACGCGGGCCGCCACGGGAAGCGCACCAGATCTCGTGGTCCTCGATCTCCATATGCCCGGTGTCGATGGTCTGGCGTGGCTCCAGCTCCTACACCAGCGCCCAACGCTCCGGGACATTCCCGTCCTGCTGTATTCCCTGACCCCCGTGGATCGTCAGCTCGGGCAGATCACCTCGCCCCAGGTCTGCGGCTGCTGGCAGAAACCCGTCACGTTTACGGGAATGCAACAGCATGCCCAGCATCTCTATGACATCTGGGAACGCGAGCAAGTCTTCACACCTTCGACCTTAGAGGCGAGCCCCCAATGA
- a CDS encoding HU family DNA-binding protein, whose amino-acid sequence MTKPAKKAASKTKAAPESKAAPEKKAAAAPTPTPAGPAEKGKLAKAELTEQIAERANLSRKQANEAFDAMVEVLVDTLKSGKSVGLPGLGTLSVKETAARTGVRPGTSEKIQIPAGKKVAFKVAVSLKGTL is encoded by the coding sequence ATGACCAAGCCCGCGAAGAAGGCCGCCTCCAAGACGAAAGCTGCTCCGGAGTCTAAGGCCGCCCCCGAGAAGAAGGCCGCCGCTGCCCCTACGCCCACCCCGGCCGGTCCTGCTGAGAAGGGCAAGCTCGCCAAAGCCGAACTCACTGAGCAGATCGCCGAGCGCGCCAACCTCTCCCGTAAGCAGGCGAACGAGGCCTTTGATGCGATGGTCGAGGTCCTGGTCGATACCCTCAAGAGTGGCAAGAGCGTCGGCCTCCCCGGCCTTGGCACCCTCAGCGTCAAAGAGACCGCCGCCCGGACCGGCGTACGCCCCGGAACCAGTGAGAAGATTCAGATCCCCGCTGGGAAGAAGGTCGCCTTCAAAGTCGCCGTCAGTCTCAAGGGCACCCTCTAA